One stretch of Acholeplasma laidlawii PG-8A DNA includes these proteins:
- a CDS encoding deoxyribodipyrimidine photo-lyase → MIHNDRVKKFLEHNTNKQGKFILYWMQQSMRIQYNHALNYAIELANKKKLPLIVWFNILPNYPEANLRHYTFMLEGLKELQQDFVKENIHFELSIGKLTENIKPYLDDVDTIIMDRGYLKPQRQMRNEVYKIVKDTHAIDIIQVETDLIIPVEVLYPKAAYGAYVIRPKVMEKLPQYMDYRELSRLDNIEKTKVYEPLDLSNIDEVVKNLPIDMSVKPYHKFKGGRKEAYKHLEYFFNQLLKDYDKRSDPALHIQSYMSMYLQFGQVSDQEILRMLYDHPFYKIYPEMSEGFIEQLVVRRSLAYNFVTYIKDYDVFEFMTESWAYETMYEHERDLRTHIYSLEDIEFSKTHDIHFNAAMKEARITGFMANYLRMYWAKKIMEWSGSMKDAYQIIVYLNNKYFIDGRNPNSYGNIAWNFGKHDRAWQERAIFGKLRYMNEQGLIRKFDMKTYLDYVNTL, encoded by the coding sequence ATGATACATAACGATCGAGTTAAAAAGTTTTTAGAACACAACACAAATAAACAAGGTAAATTCATTTTATACTGGATGCAGCAATCCATGCGCATCCAGTATAACCATGCCTTAAATTACGCGATTGAACTTGCTAATAAGAAAAAACTACCGTTAATTGTCTGGTTCAACATACTACCAAACTACCCTGAAGCGAACCTTAGACACTACACCTTTATGTTAGAGGGTCTAAAAGAACTTCAACAAGATTTCGTTAAAGAAAACATTCACTTTGAATTAAGTATTGGTAAACTAACAGAAAACATCAAACCTTATTTGGATGATGTTGATACCATCATTATGGATAGAGGCTATTTAAAACCTCAAAGACAGATGAGAAATGAAGTCTATAAAATCGTTAAAGATACACATGCTATAGATATTATTCAAGTAGAAACCGATCTTATCATACCTGTTGAAGTACTTTATCCAAAAGCTGCTTATGGTGCCTATGTAATTAGACCCAAAGTGATGGAAAAATTACCTCAATATATGGATTATAGAGAATTATCTAGGTTAGATAATATTGAAAAGACTAAAGTCTATGAACCACTTGATCTTTCAAACATAGACGAAGTAGTAAAAAACCTACCAATTGATATGAGTGTGAAACCATATCATAAATTTAAAGGTGGTAGAAAAGAAGCCTATAAACATTTAGAATATTTCTTTAACCAACTACTTAAAGATTATGATAAAAGATCTGATCCTGCACTACATATTCAATCTTATATGTCGATGTATCTACAATTCGGGCAAGTATCCGATCAAGAAATATTGCGTATGCTCTATGATCATCCATTCTATAAGATCTATCCTGAAATGTCAGAAGGTTTTATTGAACAATTAGTGGTGAGAAGGTCTCTAGCGTATAACTTTGTTACATATATTAAAGATTATGATGTGTTTGAATTTATGACAGAGTCTTGGGCATATGAAACAATGTATGAGCATGAAAGAGATTTAAGAACACATATCTATAGTTTAGAAGATATAGAATTTAGTAAAACCCATGATATACACTTTAATGCAGCGATGAAAGAAGCACGTATTACAGGGTTTATGGCAAACTACTTAAGAATGTATTGGGCTAAAAAGATTATGGAGTGGTCAGGGTCTATGAAAGATGCCTACCAAATCATAGTCTACTTAAATAATAAATACTTTATCGATGGCAGAAATCCAAACTCTTATGGTAATATCGCATGGAACTTTGGTAAACATGATAGAGCTTGGCAAGAGCGAGCTATATTTGGTAAATTAAGATATATGAACGAACAAGGTCTGATTCGAAAATTTGATATGAAAACTTACCTAGATTACGTCAATACACTATAA
- a CDS encoding DUF2177 family protein, translating into MKKNVILFMIATIVFLLIDLLWLGVLSKDLYQEQLGHLISNEFKLIPAVIFYVAFVTGLLVLVLKPGLKEKSFKQTILYALIYGFATYGAYDLTNYATMQDFPLLIVVIDLIWGTSLTLVTTIITYVVYRRFFEK; encoded by the coding sequence ATGAAAAAGAATGTTATTTTATTTATGATTGCAACGATTGTATTTTTATTAATTGACCTACTATGGTTAGGTGTACTTTCAAAAGACTTATATCAAGAACAGTTAGGACACTTAATCAGTAACGAGTTTAAACTCATTCCAGCAGTTATATTTTATGTAGCATTTGTTACAGGACTACTCGTACTGGTGTTAAAACCAGGACTTAAAGAAAAGTCATTTAAGCAAACCATCCTCTATGCACTCATTTATGGGTTTGCTACATACGGTGCATATGATTTAACCAATTATGCAACCATGCAAGACTTTCCATTACTCATTGTTGTTATTGATCTAATTTGGGGTACATCCCTAACACTTGTAACAACCATAATAACCTATGTCGTCTATAGGAGGTTCTTCGAAAAATGA